A window of Campylobacter cuniculorum DSM 23162 = LMG 24588 contains these coding sequences:
- a CDS encoding tyrosine-type recombinase/integrase: MKYPLDCEENFEKSFLFWLAKYVKFKLNSLSNKELKNPEILSSVNLALAQGVKNIHELDSLVKKARNSGLSGVNTYFNPLKKLFEYLCFYKLYSLKQIDEELVIEILASITGSLSDASKKNYRVAMINFFDFLDKQNEENQKSHIFDINLKNWAGIVGKKGVKLPEFMNEEELKKFLYTIENTNFKSNTIRNQLIIKLIIFTGIRVSEAIHIRLKDINEENDLYTIRIRAKGNKYRVVMIKKELIENLLKNIKINYLSQDSLLFVNKKGKPLTQSYISRIVEQLLFHAGIRKRKNGAHMLRHTFATLLYKKQKDLLLVQEALGHASLDTSRIYTHFDNDKLKLAAEVAKDFNDNQK; this comes from the coding sequence ATGAAATATCCCTTAGATTGTGAAGAAAATTTTGAAAAATCTTTTTTATTTTGGTTGGCAAAATATGTAAAATTTAAGCTTAATTCCCTTTCAAATAAAGAATTAAAAAATCCTGAAATTCTAAGCTCTGTAAATCTTGCTTTGGCTCAAGGTGTTAAAAACATACACGAGCTAGACTCTTTGGTGAAAAAAGCAAGAAATTCTGGTTTAAGTGGCGTGAATACTTATTTTAATCCTTTAAAAAAACTTTTTGAATACCTTTGCTTTTATAAGCTTTATTCTTTGAAGCAAATTGATGAGGAGCTGGTGATTGAAATTTTAGCAAGTATTACAGGCTCTTTATCTGATGCAAGCAAAAAAAACTACCGCGTTGCTATGATTAATTTTTTTGATTTTTTAGATAAGCAAAATGAAGAAAATCAAAAATCGCATATTTTTGATATTAATCTTAAAAATTGGGCAGGAATAGTCGGTAAAAAAGGGGTCAAACTCCCTGAATTTATGAATGAAGAAGAGCTTAAAAAATTTTTATATACAATTGAAAATACAAATTTTAAAAGCAATACAATACGCAATCAGCTCATCATTAAACTGATTATTTTCACCGGAATTAGAGTGAGTGAAGCCATTCATATAAGACTTAAAGACATTAACGAAGAAAATGACCTTTATACAATAAGAATTAGAGCTAAGGGCAATAAATATCGCGTTGTAATGATAAAAAAAGAATTGATTGAAAATTTACTTAAAAATATAAAAATCAATTATTTAAGCCAAGATTCTTTACTTTTTGTCAATAAAAAAGGCAAACCACTCACGCAATCTTACATCAGCCGAATTGTTGAACAACTCCTTTTTCACGCAGGAATTCGCAAAAGAAAAAATGGAGCACATATGTTGCGTCATACCTTTGCCACCCTACTCTATAAAAAACAAAAAGATTTGCTTTTAGTCCAAGAAGCTCTAGGTCATGCGAGTTTGGATACTTCGAGAATTTATACGCATTTTGATAATGATAAACTCAAACTTGCTGCAGAGGTTGCAAAGGATTTTAATGACAATCAAAAATGA